TGCAACGACATCGGTGGTGCACTCAACAAATATCTACACcattcatttataatataCTATCCTTCCGTTTTTATATCACTCTACATATTATAATTTGCTTGAATCATTGATTTATTGTAAATAATGGattgaatattttgaatgTGTAATATATCGAACTGTTGGCAGTTTATGAGTAATGATGCTAGAAAGAAAGAGCCAAATCGAAAACTTAAAAAGAGAGTTCCCAAATCGTAAGCTTTTATCCGTCTAAAATCGAATTTAGTGAGATCTTGGGGGTTCCGGCCAGTGCTATTCACTCTACCTATTTCGGGCTTCTTTGGTGACTCTTCGTGCCTATTAGAAATGTAATTTTACTATTAAATAGATACTAACTACAGAACTATCCCAAGAAAGTACCCTAAGCAACGTGTTTCATTCAAACTCCTAAATCCGATTCCACACAAATGGTCTAAATTTGACGCAATCGAGTTTGTCTAGAATTTtatttcaaaaatattgtTTAGATGTCCAGATAGTCTGTATGGAAAACCAATTGTGGATGCTATATGGGCAATAGTATCCAACTTTAACGATTATGAGAAATATTGTCGCGGTAATGCAGTGGAGTTGAAAATCTCCAAAGGTACAGTTTACTAAATTAATAGACATCTCAGTGAAAACAGAACAACCAAAAATGGGTATATTGGAACAATACGGAAAAGGCACTgatccaaagaatgaaattCACGAAAATATATTAAAGGCTATCAATAGTCCACCAAAGGGGCCAATACGCAGGATAATAAATGCCACGTTAGTTGTGAAAACACAAGTATACCTTTTAGTGATAATGAGATCGATCATATGCTTAAAAGTGATGATGCTATTAGAACAATTATATATAACACAGATGAGGTATACGTTGCTGATGTGATAAATATACTTTCTAGATTAACGATGTTTTAATACAAGTTAAAAGAACGTTGTTGAAAAACGAAGAAGCTGTGAATAATATCCTACAGTCATTGAATAAACGAGAGAG
This region of Theileria equi strain WA chromosome 1, complete sequence genomic DNA includes:
- a CDS encoding hypothetical protein (encoded by transcript BEWA_019230A), with translation MMLERKSQIENLKREFPNLRSWGFRPVLFTLPISGFFGDSSCLLEITIPRKYPKQRVSFKLLNPIPHKWSKFDAIECPDSLYGKPIVDAIWAIVSNFNDYEKYCRGNAVELKISKEQPKMGILEQYGKGTDPKNEIHENILKAINSPPKGPIRRIINATDNEIDHMLKSDDAIRTIIYNTDEINDVLIQVKRTLLKNEEAVNNILQSLNKRESLTASVRETIDLIKKTGYSNINNSIASKSGIIDKIQAEVEKLSVQVSENEKMIESGHLHYENTRDHLLELRGKINRLSVLHISISNSC